In the Kwoniella mangroviensis CBS 8507 chromosome 3, whole genome shotgun sequence genome, one interval contains:
- a CDS encoding GTP cyclohydrolase I, translating into MSSSDKPTLSSSPSNSTRNPPAPTSSRPIPTANLNNLSLLSESSTGSWERGRMHGNARSPPTHTSSLEAGLPGASGSSSAEGGLNKPWPANQGLSKPDPATGRVKFQPQSNIPHYSRTPREGYGFRPTSGSTTPTTSASASASGSLAYPFPSIHRSTRDDEDDMDHRTDGRSMDELRTEVRDELDKNGLLIQAARGVVKDVAGNEGEERGIADEEGLGWPAKSTHLRLHSSPTEKAANLQLLSSAIRTVLECIGEDPDREGLQRTPERYAKALMWMTKGYEERLVDVINDAVFAEDHDEMVIVRDIEVFSLCEHHMVPFTGKISIGYIPNKLVLGLSKLARIAETFSRRLQVQERLTKQVALAVEEAIRPRGVAVVMEASHMCMSMRGVQKPGATTVTSTMLGCFRSQQKTREEFLTLIRTPSVTHR; encoded by the exons atgtcatcatccGACAAACCAActctatcttcctcaccatccaactCCACTCGTAATCCACCTGCACCTACTTCATCACGGCCAATCCCAACTGCCAACTTGAACAACCTTTCTCTGTTATCCGAGTCATCAACAGGAAgttgggaaagaggaaggatgcATGGGAACGCCCGATCACCTCCAACTCACACATCAAGCTTGGAAGCTGGTCTACCAGGGGCTTCAGGTTCTTCCTCGGCGGAGGGAGGGTTGAATAAACCTTGGCCAGCTAATCAAGGACTGAGTAAACCTGATCCAGCAACTGGCAGAGTCAAATTCCAACCTCAATCTAATATACCTCATTATTCCCGAACACCAAGAGAAGGATATGGTTTCAGACCTACATCCGGATCTACCACACCTACTACCTCTGCTTCTGCATCTGCCTCGGGAAGCTTGGCATACCCTTTCCCATCGATACATCGCTCAACgagagatgacgaagatgatatggatcatAGAACGGATGGTAGATCCATGGATGAACTTAGGACGGAAGTGAGAGATGAACTGGATAAGAATGGACTGTTGATCCAAGCTGCCAGGGGGGTTGTAAAGGATGTAGCGgggaatgaaggtgaggagaGAGGGATTGCTGATGAGGAGGGATTAGGTTGGCCTG CCAAATCTACCCATCTCCGACTCCATTCTTCGCCAACTGAAAAAGCTGCCAATCTCCAATTACTCTCTTCGGCCATTCGAACGGTCTTAGAATGTATAGGTGAAGACCCAGATAGAGAGGGATTACAACGTACGCCCGAAAGATACGCCAAGGCTTTGATGTGGATGACAAAAGGAtatgaagagagattggtAGATGTCATTAACGATGCTGTCTTTGCTGAGGATcacgatgagatggtgatCGTTAGAGATATAGAGGTGTTTAGTTTATGTGAACATCACATGGTGCCTTTTACtggtaaa ATATCTATCGGTTATATACCCAACAAGTTGGTTTTGGGATTGTCCAAACTAGCTAGAATAGCCGAAACCTTCTCTCGAAGATTACAAGTCCAAGAGAGATTGACCAAGCAAGTGGCATTGGCAGTTGAAGAAGCCATAAGACCTAGAGGTGTAGCTGTTGTTATGGAGGCTTC ACACATGTGCATGTCAATGAGAGGTGTACAGAAACCTGGTGCTACCACTGTTACCAGTACGATGCTTGGATGTTTCAGATCGCAGCAGAAGACcagagaagag TTCCTTACGCTCATTAGAACACCCAGTGTTACTCATCGTTAA
- a CDS encoding 60S ribosomal eL43 domain-containing protein — protein sequence MTSNIKYRSQQTNATKRTKKVGVTGKYGTRYGASLRKTVKKMEITQHARYACPSCGKNAVKRTAVGIWKCKACAKVYAGGAYTFGTPSAATVRSTIRRLREVAEV from the exons ATGACTTCAAATATCAAATACAGATCACAGCAAACCAACGCA ACCAAAAGAACTAAGAAGGTCGGTGTCACCGGTAAATACGGTACTCGTTACGGTGCTTCCTTAAGAAAGAC CgtcaagaagatggaaatcaCCCAACACGCTCGATACGCTTGTCCTTCGTGTGGAAAG AACGCCGTCAAGAGAACCGCCGTCGGTATCTGGAAATGTAAAGCATGCGCCAAGGTCTATGCCGGTGGTGCTTACACTTTCGGTACCCCCTCAGCCGCCACCGTACGATCAACCATCAGACGATTAAGAGAAGTTGCTGAAGTATAA